In Tistrella mobilis, the following proteins share a genomic window:
- a CDS encoding sensor histidine kinase, whose amino-acid sequence MASETSSDIDPPAARPAVPPIRRLRRPMAGWVALTAYALVLGAAGTGLMVQYQDRLNHQIDLRQTRLRTGGDVITTTARIAAAEIDALGTAAAQAMDRPPVLRLPFLRENDRFEVPPGPGMTGRLTGRLPDDPSTMPALLDEMSAVATIEPFVLGALRQLPESAWIYYMSARRFLLLYPFGAGEAARYSDALMTAELMVRARPDTNPTGRTFWTAPYEDLAGKGRIVSIVRPVIAADATLPAGFRGVIGIDLTEQALARMLDEMDLPDGTQMLIDEAGHVIALSAGDGELPAVDDTGMPDRIWQAAGGTGALAARMDAQARGVLKPAGAAALFHTRIAGTPWSLIHIDAMSGLKTTVLTAMWPEALAALLLMMILGAFESHRRMLRRLSRHRTALALRVEELDRARQDLAAARDEAEAANLAKTAFLAHMSHELRTPLNAVIGMAETLKAEVFGPLGPKQMEYAGDIAGAGSHLLELINDLLDLARIEAGEATLDEETVSVDDIVRPAIAIVSARARKAGHVLHLMTPSRPVAVSCDSRKMRQVLINLLGNAVKFTPDGGRISLVVRLMPDRSLTFTVTDNGRGMDPAEIPRALEPFKRLDIDPLVRRQEGAGLGLSIVASFVKLHRGRLEIHSALKSGTSVVVTLPTDCVLTTPSPKDLIPICNNQNP is encoded by the coding sequence ATGGCGAGCGAGACGTCCAGCGACATCGACCCGCCGGCCGCACGGCCGGCAGTCCCCCCGATCCGGCGGCTGCGACGGCCGATGGCCGGCTGGGTGGCGCTGACCGCCTATGCCCTGGTTCTGGGCGCCGCCGGAACCGGGCTGATGGTGCAGTATCAGGACCGGCTGAACCATCAGATCGACCTGCGCCAGACCCGTCTGCGAACCGGTGGCGACGTGATCACGACCACGGCCCGGATAGCGGCGGCCGAAATCGATGCCCTGGGCACGGCGGCGGCGCAGGCCATGGACCGCCCGCCGGTGCTCCGCCTGCCCTTCCTGCGCGAGAACGACCGTTTCGAGGTGCCGCCCGGCCCCGGCATGACCGGGCGCCTGACCGGCCGCCTGCCCGACGATCCGTCGACCATGCCCGCCCTGCTCGACGAAATGTCGGCGGTGGCGACGATCGAGCCTTTCGTGCTCGGCGCCCTGCGCCAGCTGCCGGAAAGCGCCTGGATCTACTACATGTCGGCGCGGCGGTTTCTGCTGCTCTATCCCTTCGGCGCCGGAGAGGCTGCCCGTTACAGCGACGCGCTGATGACGGCCGAGCTGATGGTGCGCGCGCGGCCCGACACCAACCCGACCGGCCGGACCTTCTGGACCGCGCCTTATGAAGACCTGGCGGGCAAGGGGCGGATCGTGTCGATCGTGCGGCCGGTGATCGCCGCCGACGCGACACTGCCGGCCGGGTTTCGCGGCGTCATCGGCATCGACCTGACCGAACAGGCGCTCGCCCGGATGCTGGACGAGATGGACCTGCCCGACGGCACCCAGATGCTGATCGACGAGGCCGGCCATGTGATCGCCCTGTCGGCCGGCGACGGCGAACTGCCGGCCGTGGACGACACCGGGATGCCCGACCGGATCTGGCAGGCGGCCGGCGGGACCGGCGCCCTTGCGGCACGGATGGACGCACAGGCCCGCGGCGTTCTGAAGCCGGCGGGCGCGGCGGCGCTTTTCCACACCCGCATCGCCGGCACGCCCTGGTCGCTGATCCATATCGACGCGATGTCGGGGCTGAAGACCACCGTGCTGACGGCCATGTGGCCCGAAGCCCTCGCCGCCCTGCTGCTGATGATGATCCTGGGCGCTTTCGAATCGCATCGCCGGATGCTCCGCCGGTTGAGCCGCCACCGCACGGCGCTGGCGCTTCGCGTCGAAGAACTGGACCGGGCACGGCAGGATCTGGCCGCGGCACGCGACGAGGCCGAGGCCGCCAACCTCGCCAAAACCGCCTTTCTGGCGCATATGAGCCACGAGCTGCGCACGCCGCTGAACGCGGTCATCGGCATGGCCGAGACGCTGAAGGCCGAAGTGTTCGGCCCGCTCGGGCCAAAGCAGATGGAATATGCGGGCGATATCGCAGGTGCCGGCAGTCACCTGCTGGAGCTGATCAACGATCTGCTGGATCTGGCCCGGATCGAGGCCGGCGAAGCAACGCTCGACGAAGAGACCGTGTCGGTGGACGACATCGTCCGCCCGGCGATCGCGATCGTCTCGGCCCGGGCCCGCAAGGCTGGCCACGTGCTTCACCTGATGACGCCCTCCCGGCCGGTCGCGGTCTCGTGCGACAGCCGCAAGATGCGTCAGGTACTGATCAACCTGCTGGGCAATGCGGTCAAGTTCACGCCCGATGGCGGCCGCATCTCTCTGGTGGTGCGGCTGATGCCCGACCGGTCGCTGACCTTCACCGTCACGGATAACGGCCGTGGCATGGATCCAGCTGAAATTCCCCGGGCCCTGGAGCCGTTCAAGCGGCTCGATATCGACCCACTGGTCCGTCGGCAAGAGGGAGCGGGACTGGGTCTGTCCATCGTCGCATCGTTCGTAAAACTTCATCGCGGCAGGCTTGAGATCCATAGCGCTCTGAAGTCTGGAACCTCGGTTGTGGTCACCCTCCCCACTGACTGCGTCCTGACAACGCCATCTCCAAAGGACCTTATACCAATCTGCAATAATCAGAACCCATGA
- the ruvX gene encoding Holliday junction resolvase RuvX, giving the protein MLPAKGRIMGLDVGTKTVGIAVSDELRRVATPIELIRRTKFRVDAARMAAIVRERGVVAVVLGLPVNMDGTEGPRCQSIRQFRENLAQFLTADGIDLPMMFWDERWSTAAVQRYMIDADMSRKRRAELVDKAAAGYILDGALDAMNRPPPIWAREEDEDAGDS; this is encoded by the coding sequence ATGCTGCCCGCCAAGGGGCGGATCATGGGGCTGGACGTCGGCACCAAGACGGTCGGCATCGCGGTCTCGGACGAGCTGCGCCGGGTGGCGACGCCGATCGAGCTGATCCGCCGCACCAAGTTCCGCGTCGATGCCGCCCGCATGGCCGCGATCGTGCGCGAACGCGGCGTGGTGGCGGTGGTGCTGGGCCTGCCGGTCAATATGGACGGCACCGAAGGCCCGCGCTGCCAGTCGATCCGCCAGTTCCGCGAGAATCTGGCCCAGTTCCTGACCGCCGACGGCATCGACCTGCCGATGATGTTCTGGGACGAGCGCTGGTCGACCGCCGCAGTGCAGCGCTACATGATCGACGCCGACATGTCGCGCAAACGCCGGGCGGAGCTGGTCGACAAGGCCGCCGCCGGCTACATCCTGGACGGTGCGCTCGACGCCATGAACCGCCCGCCGCCGATCTGGGCGCGCGAGGAGGACGAGGACGCCGGCGACAGTTGA
- the gatC gene encoding Asp-tRNA(Asn)/Glu-tRNA(Gln) amidotransferase subunit GatC, with amino-acid sequence MTLDRAAVRKIATLARLDVPEDELDGYARELGGILDWVEQLREVDTQGVAPMTGAADKGLPQRPDVVTDGNCRDKVMANNPAGDPVFFVVPKVVE; translated from the coding sequence ATGACGCTCGATCGAGCCGCCGTCAGGAAGATCGCCACCCTCGCCCGTCTGGATGTGCCCGAAGACGAACTCGACGGCTATGCCCGCGAGCTGGGCGGCATCCTCGACTGGGTGGAGCAGCTGCGCGAAGTCGACACGCAAGGGGTGGCGCCGATGACCGGTGCCGCCGACAAGGGGCTGCCGCAGCGCCCCGACGTCGTGACCGACGGCAATTGCCGCGACAAGGTGATGGCCAACAATCCGGCCGGCGACCCCGTCTTCTTCGTCGTCCCCAAGGTCGTGGAGTGA
- the gatA gene encoding Asp-tRNA(Asn)/Glu-tRNA(Gln) amidotransferase subunit GatA, protein MTTRPTDFTIAGAAEALAKGDISSRELTRAHLDAMAATRSLNAFVVETPEIALARADEADARRARGEALGPMDGVPVAIKDLFCTEGVATTASSKILDGFVPPYESTVSANLKAAGAVMLGKTSMDEFAMGSANITAATGPVRNPWGPEGDAFLVPGGSSGGSAAAVAARSAIAATGSDTGGSIRQPAAYCGLVGLKPTYGRCSRWGMIAFASSLDQAGPITRTVEDAAIMLGAMAGHDPKDSTSADIAVPDFRAAVNRGVKGLKIGIPKEYRVDGMPAEIEKLWADGVAMLKAAGAEIVDISLPHTKYALATYYIVAPAEASSNLARYDGVRYGHRTKANVSSLAEMYEKTRAEGFGREVKRRIMIGTYVLSAGYYDAYYLKAQQVRTRIAADFAAAFDQVDAILAPTAPSAAFRFGEKMDDPVQMYLTDVFTVPASLAGLPAISVPGGIGESGLPLGLQVIGRSFDEETVLAVGRAIEEASGFDGVPAMVREMRG, encoded by the coding sequence ATGACCACCAGACCGACGGATTTCACCATCGCCGGTGCCGCCGAGGCGCTGGCGAAGGGCGACATCTCTTCGCGCGAACTGACCCGGGCGCATCTGGATGCGATGGCGGCGACCCGGTCGCTCAATGCCTTCGTCGTCGAGACACCCGAGATTGCGCTCGCCCGTGCCGACGAGGCCGATGCCCGCCGCGCGCGCGGCGAGGCCCTGGGCCCGATGGACGGCGTGCCGGTCGCGATCAAGGATCTGTTCTGCACCGAGGGTGTGGCCACCACCGCATCCTCGAAGATCCTCGACGGCTTCGTGCCGCCCTATGAATCGACCGTCAGCGCGAACCTGAAGGCCGCGGGTGCGGTGATGCTGGGCAAGACCAGCATGGACGAGTTCGCGATGGGCTCGGCCAACATCACCGCGGCGACCGGGCCGGTGCGCAACCCCTGGGGGCCGGAGGGCGACGCCTTCCTGGTGCCGGGCGGCTCGTCCGGCGGCTCGGCCGCGGCGGTCGCCGCCCGCAGCGCGATCGCGGCCACCGGCTCCGACACCGGCGGCTCCATCCGCCAGCCGGCCGCCTATTGCGGCCTGGTCGGCCTCAAGCCCACCTATGGCCGCTGCTCGCGCTGGGGCATGATCGCCTTTGCAAGCTCGCTCGATCAGGCGGGGCCGATCACCCGCACGGTCGAAGATGCGGCGATCATGCTGGGGGCCATGGCCGGTCATGACCCGAAGGATTCGACCTCGGCCGATATCGCCGTGCCGGATTTCCGCGCTGCGGTGAACCGGGGCGTGAAGGGGCTGAAGATCGGTATCCCGAAAGAGTACCGGGTCGACGGCATGCCGGCCGAGATCGAGAAGCTCTGGGCCGACGGCGTCGCGATGCTGAAGGCGGCCGGTGCCGAGATCGTCGATATCAGCCTGCCGCACACGAAATACGCGCTCGCCACCTATTACATCGTGGCGCCGGCCGAGGCCTCGTCGAACCTCGCCCGCTATGACGGCGTGCGCTATGGCCACCGTACCAAGGCCAATGTGTCGAGCCTGGCCGAGATGTACGAGAAGACCCGCGCCGAGGGCTTCGGCCGCGAGGTCAAGCGCCGGATCATGATCGGCACCTATGTGCTGTCGGCCGGCTATTACGATGCCTATTACCTGAAGGCCCAGCAGGTCCGCACCCGCATCGCGGCGGATTTCGCGGCGGCCTTCGATCAGGTCGATGCCATCCTGGCACCGACCGCGCCGTCGGCCGCCTTCCGCTTCGGCGAGAAGATGGACGATCCGGTGCAGATGTATCTGACCGACGTGTTCACCGTGCCGGCGAGCCTGGCCGGTCTGCCGGCGATCTCGGTCCCCGGCGGCATCGGCGAGAGCGGGTTGCCGCTCGGCCTTCAGGTGATCGGCCGGTCCTTCGACGAAGAGACGGTGCTGGCCGTCGGCCGCGCGATCGAGGAAGCCTCGGGCTTCGACGGCGTGCCGGCCATGGTGCGGGAGATGCGGGGATGA
- the gatB gene encoding Asp-tRNA(Asn)/Glu-tRNA(Gln) amidotransferase subunit GatB has translation MSLIRGNTGDWEIVIGLEVHAQVSSNAKLFSGAATAYGAEPNTQVSLIDAAMPGMLPVINEWCVAQAVRTGIALNAQINRHSVFDRKNYFYPDLPQGYQISQFKQPIVGEGQMVIDLDDGETMTVGIERLHLEQDAGKSMHDQRPGETLIDLNRSGVALMEIVSKPDMRSPEQAGAYMRKLRTILRYIGSCDGNMEEGSLRCDANVSVRRPGGPLGTRCEIKNLNSIRHIMRAIEFEAHRQIGIIEDGGSISQETRLYDVNKGETRTMRSKEEAHDYRYFPDPDLLPLKFDEAFVETQRAALPELPDAKKARFQDQYGLSAYDAGVLVGEQISADFFETAAKGRDAKLVANWMSTELFGALNRLSKGIEDSPVSAEALGGLVDLIQDGTISGRIAKEVFAEMLETGETAGQVVERKGLKQVSDEGAIAAAIDQVIAANPDKLAEYRGGKTKLAGFFVGQVMKATGGKANPQVVNKLLNDKLNA, from the coding sequence ATGAGCCTGATCCGCGGCAACACGGGTGACTGGGAGATCGTGATCGGTCTCGAGGTCCATGCCCAGGTGTCGAGCAACGCCAAGCTGTTCTCGGGCGCTGCCACCGCCTATGGTGCCGAGCCCAATACCCAGGTCTCGCTGATCGATGCGGCCATGCCGGGCATGCTGCCGGTGATCAACGAATGGTGCGTGGCCCAGGCCGTGCGCACCGGCATCGCGCTGAATGCGCAGATCAACCGGCACTCGGTCTTCGACCGGAAGAACTATTTCTATCCGGACCTGCCGCAGGGCTATCAGATCTCGCAGTTCAAGCAGCCGATCGTCGGCGAGGGCCAGATGGTCATCGATCTCGACGACGGCGAGACCATGACCGTCGGCATCGAACGCCTGCATCTGGAACAGGATGCCGGCAAGTCGATGCACGACCAGCGCCCCGGCGAGACCCTGATCGACCTGAACCGGTCTGGTGTGGCGCTGATGGAGATCGTGTCGAAGCCCGACATGCGCTCGCCCGAGCAGGCCGGCGCCTATATGCGCAAGCTGCGCACGATCCTGCGCTATATCGGCTCCTGCGACGGCAACATGGAAGAGGGGTCGCTGCGCTGCGACGCCAATGTCTCCGTGCGCCGTCCGGGCGGGCCGCTCGGCACGCGCTGCGAGATCAAGAACCTGAACTCGATCCGCCACATCATGCGGGCGATCGAGTTCGAGGCGCATCGCCAGATCGGCATCATCGAGGATGGCGGCTCCATCTCGCAGGAGACCCGGCTCTACGACGTCAATAAGGGCGAGACCCGGACCATGCGCTCCAAGGAAGAGGCGCATGACTACCGCTACTTCCCGGATCCGGATCTGCTGCCGCTGAAATTCGACGAGGCCTTCGTCGAGACCCAGCGCGCGGCGCTCCCCGAACTGCCCGATGCCAAGAAGGCCCGCTTCCAGGATCAGTACGGGCTGTCGGCCTATGATGCCGGCGTGCTGGTGGGCGAGCAGATCTCGGCCGATTTCTTCGAGACCGCGGCGAAGGGGCGTGACGCCAAGCTGGTCGCCAACTGGATGAGCACCGAGCTGTTCGGCGCGCTCAACCGGCTGTCGAAGGGCATCGAAGACAGCCCGGTTTCGGCCGAGGCGCTGGGCGGTCTGGTCGATCTGATCCAGGACGGCACCATTTCGGGCCGCATCGCGAAGGAAGTCTTCGCCGAGATGCTCGAGACGGGCGAGACCGCCGGTCAGGTGGTCGAGCGCAAGGGGCTGAAGCAGGTCTCGGACGAGGGCGCGATCGCCGCCGCCATCGATCAGGTCATCGCCGCCAACCCGGACAAGCTGGCCGAGTACAGGGGCGGCAAGACCAAGCTGGCCGGCTTCTTCGTCGGCCAGGTGATGAAGGCGACTGGCGGCAAGGCGAACCCGCAGGTGGTCAACAAGCTGCTGAACGACAAGCTGAACGCCTGA
- a CDS encoding copper chaperone PCu(A)C, translating to MSIISRTLRTGLAAAALIIAAGTASAHEYKLGELHIGHPWARASVNVGGTAGAFLTVENHGSAPDRLVAVSTPVAEVAEIHESFEDKGVMRMRRVEGVEIPAGGEAKLAPGGYHIMLIKLKQAIMPGEKVPATLTFEKAGTIDVELAIEKPGAGADMGHDMKKMDHSAH from the coding sequence ATGTCGATCATCTCTCGCACGCTCCGCACCGGCCTTGCCGCCGCAGCCCTGATCATTGCCGCCGGCACCGCCTCCGCCCACGAATACAAGCTGGGCGAGCTGCATATCGGCCATCCCTGGGCCCGTGCCTCGGTCAATGTCGGCGGCACTGCCGGCGCCTTCCTGACCGTCGAAAACCATGGCAGCGCCCCCGACCGCCTGGTCGCGGTCTCGACCCCCGTCGCCGAGGTGGCCGAGATCCACGAGAGCTTCGAGGACAAGGGCGTGATGCGCATGCGCCGGGTCGAGGGCGTCGAGATCCCGGCCGGCGGCGAGGCCAAGCTCGCCCCGGGCGGCTATCACATCATGCTGATCAAGCTGAAGCAGGCGATCATGCCGGGCGAGAAGGTCCCCGCCACCCTGACCTTCGAAAAGGCCGGCACCATCGATGTCGAACTGGCGATCGAAAAGCCGGGCGCCGGTGCCGATATGGGCCATGACATGAAGAAGATGGATCATTCGGCGCATTGA
- a CDS encoding GNAT family N-acetyltransferase yields MTADAPTIRQAGTGDAEAISAVILRALRETNAADYTPEIISAVAAGFSPEAITRHMAGRRVLVAVYADDVVGTASLDGAVVRSVFVSPDFQRRGIGVALMTAIEALARAMASPRLLVPSSVTAEGFYARLGFVALRDEWHGAERTIVMEKPLA; encoded by the coding sequence ATGACTGCTGATGCGCCGACGATCCGGCAGGCCGGTACCGGCGATGCCGAGGCGATATCCGCGGTCATCCTCCGCGCCCTGCGGGAAACCAACGCGGCTGACTATACGCCCGAGATCATCTCTGCCGTGGCGGCCGGGTTTTCGCCGGAGGCGATCACCCGGCACATGGCCGGGCGGCGGGTTCTGGTTGCCGTGTATGCGGACGACGTCGTCGGCACGGCCAGCCTTGATGGCGCTGTGGTGCGCAGCGTCTTCGTATCGCCCGATTTTCAACGGCGCGGCATCGGGGTGGCCCTGATGACCGCCATCGAGGCGCTTGCGCGTGCGATGGCATCTCCCCGATTGCTCGTGCCCTCGTCGGTCACGGCGGAAGGCTTCTACGCCAGGCTGGGCTTCGTGGCCTTGCGCGACGAATGGCATGGCGCGGAACGCACGATCGTCATGGAGAAACCACTGGCCTGA
- a CDS encoding type II toxin-antitoxin system HicB family antitoxin, which translates to MQYPVLIENGSEITAFGVVFPDLPGCFSAGDTLEAALLAAREAAAAWIDAAVEAGTAIPAPSGPDDVRNLADGNVWTLHLIDLDLPDDGA; encoded by the coding sequence ATGCAGTATCCGGTTCTGATCGAAAACGGTTCGGAGATCACGGCCTTCGGTGTCGTGTTTCCGGATCTGCCCGGCTGTTTTTCGGCCGGGGACACGCTGGAGGCCGCCCTTCTGGCGGCGAGAGAGGCGGCGGCAGCCTGGATCGATGCTGCGGTGGAGGCGGGTACCGCCATCCCGGCGCCCTCCGGCCCTGATGACGTTCGGAATCTGGCGGACGGCAATGTCTGGACGCTTCACCTGATCGATCTCGACCTGCCTGACGACGGTGCCTGA